The Haloplanus salinarum genome includes a region encoding these proteins:
- a CDS encoding monovalent cation/H+ antiporter subunit E: protein MAGEGGRDVLVPVGDSETLRRTVTYAVERAYASVTEDADEGEVTVDTVGTPLTLHFVYPARWRTVEADPADVESARTLLDRVVAWAREDLDGLTAEDAPETVVFESSIVGTNEYVFSPGDFADVIAGYAAANDVQRVVVDPSFRPGGSAPILRSFEAELADRGFDVLEAPVTRRTRRSLPFTAIGLPEFFVVFSASFLFYLALGGWHVTDPYELITGVATAGVVAVTLASVALKGEVPNLRFVAATLARLAAYTPILLWEIAKANVALAYVVLHPRLPIDPRMVEFDAAVWGDMPVTTLANSITLTPGTLTVDVSRQHFLVHALIPDAETDLLDGKLERLVRFVFYGRESARIASPRERLDDREGES, encoded by the coding sequence ATGGCGGGTGAAGGCGGACGCGACGTACTCGTCCCGGTCGGTGACTCGGAGACGTTGCGGCGGACGGTGACGTACGCGGTCGAACGAGCTTACGCGTCGGTCACCGAAGACGCGGACGAGGGCGAGGTGACGGTCGACACCGTGGGGACGCCGCTCACGCTCCACTTCGTCTACCCCGCGCGCTGGCGCACCGTCGAGGCCGACCCGGCGGACGTCGAGTCCGCGCGGACGCTGCTGGACCGGGTCGTCGCCTGGGCACGTGAGGACCTCGACGGGTTGACCGCCGAGGACGCCCCCGAGACCGTCGTCTTCGAGTCGTCCATCGTCGGGACGAACGAGTACGTCTTCAGCCCCGGCGACTTCGCCGACGTCATCGCGGGCTACGCCGCGGCGAACGACGTCCAGCGGGTCGTCGTCGATCCGTCCTTTCGTCCCGGCGGGAGCGCTCCGATCCTGCGCTCCTTCGAGGCGGAACTCGCGGACCGGGGCTTCGACGTACTGGAGGCGCCGGTCACCCGCCGGACGCGGCGGAGCCTCCCCTTTACCGCCATCGGCCTCCCCGAGTTCTTCGTGGTCTTCTCCGCGTCCTTCCTGTTTTACCTGGCGCTCGGCGGGTGGCACGTCACCGACCCGTACGAACTGATCACGGGCGTCGCCACGGCCGGGGTGGTGGCGGTCACCCTCGCTAGCGTGGCACTCAAAGGCGAGGTGCCGAACCTGCGGTTCGTCGCCGCCACGCTCGCCCGGCTGGCGGCGTACACGCCGATCCTGCTCTGGGAGATCGCGAAGGCGAACGTCGCGCTCGCGTACGTGGTGTTGCATCCGCGTCTCCCCATCGACCCGCGGATGGTCGAGTTCGACGCCGCGGTCTGGGGCGACATGCCCGTCACCACGCTCGCCAACTCGATCACGCTGACACCGGGGACGCTGACGGTCGACGTGAGCCGCCAGCACTTCCTCGTCCACGCGCTGATCCCCGACGCGGAGACGGACCTCCTCGACGGGAAACTCGAACGACTCGTCCGCTTCGTCTTCTACGGCCGCGAGTCGGCACGCATCGCCTCGCCGCGCGAACGGCTCGACGACCGGGAGGGTGAGTCGTGA
- a CDS encoding monovalent cation/H+ antiporter complex subunit F, with product MSSILLAAAAAFTLFAVVLLYRVVRGPTTQDRIVAINVVGTNTVIVIALVSVALGEYGYLDVALVYGLLNFVMSIAVSKITVEWGGVL from the coding sequence TTGTCGTCGATCCTCCTCGCCGCGGCCGCGGCCTTCACGCTGTTCGCGGTGGTCCTCCTCTACCGGGTCGTCCGCGGCCCGACCACGCAGGACCGCATCGTCGCCATCAACGTCGTCGGGACGAACACCGTCATCGTCATCGCGCTGGTGAGCGTCGCCCTCGGCGAGTACGGCTACCTCGACGTGGCTCTGGTGTACGGCCTGCTCAACTTCGTCATGAGCATCGCCGTCTCGAAGATCACCGTCGAGTGGGGTGGTGTCCTGTGA
- the mnhG gene encoding monovalent cation/H(+) antiporter subunit G — protein sequence MTPIEILAAVFVVVGTFFGFVATVGLVRLPGLYARLHAASKSDTLGSVLSLAGIAIVLGVSTESLKLVFLLLFLFVTSPTAAHAIARAAKEEGIEPTGEDARIGDEGGES from the coding sequence GTGACGCCGATCGAGATCCTGGCGGCGGTTTTCGTCGTCGTCGGGACCTTCTTCGGCTTCGTCGCCACCGTCGGCCTCGTCCGCCTGCCCGGCCTCTACGCCCGCCTGCACGCGGCGTCGAAAAGCGACACCCTCGGCTCGGTCCTGTCGCTTGCCGGTATCGCCATCGTCCTCGGTGTGAGCACCGAGTCGCTGAAGCTCGTCTTCCTGTTGCTCTTCCTGTTCGTGACGAGCCCGACGGCCGCCCACGCCATCGCCCGCGCCGCCAAGGAGGAGGGGATCGAACCGACCGGCGAGGACGCCCGGATCGGCGACGAGGGAGGTGAGTCGTGA
- a CDS encoding DUF4040 domain-containing protein — protein MSLSVPVAVVLLFMLGSALAAAVIRDVVGSIVAFAGYSFGVAVLWAFLRAPDVALTEAAVGAGITTVLFLLTIARTTVTRSERFEGIGLRSGLAVVAVVVTVGATVPALPAVGDPSAPVLAGEVSQHYLSNAYDDTGVTNVVTAVLVGYRGFDTLGEVAVVFAAGIAMLLVLRREAFV, from the coding sequence GTGAGCCTCTCCGTCCCCGTCGCGGTCGTCCTCCTGTTCATGCTGGGGAGCGCGCTCGCGGCCGCCGTCATCCGCGACGTGGTCGGCAGCATCGTCGCCTTCGCCGGCTACAGCTTCGGCGTCGCCGTCCTCTGGGCGTTCCTCCGGGCCCCCGACGTCGCGCTCACGGAGGCGGCCGTCGGCGCCGGGATCACGACGGTCCTCTTCTTGCTCACCATCGCCCGGACGACGGTCACCCGCTCCGAGCGGTTCGAGGGGATCGGCCTCCGCTCCGGGCTGGCGGTCGTCGCCGTCGTCGTCACGGTCGGCGCGACGGTGCCGGCGCTCCCCGCGGTCGGCGATCCGTCGGCCCCGGTCCTCGCCGGCGAGGTGAGCCAGCACTACCTCTCCAACGCCTACGACGACACCGGCGTGACGAACGTCGTCACGGCCGTCCTCGTCGGCTACCGTGGCTTCGACACCCTCGGCGAGGTGGCCGTCGTCTTCGCCGCCGGCATCGCCATGTTGCTCGTCCTCCGACGGGAGGCGTTCGTATGA
- a CDS encoding MnhB domain-containing protein: MTTVRVIAPFVLTLGVFVMFHGASSAGGGFQGGVIAATTVVMLGFAFGIEPIAAHLRNEQLALLVLSGVGTFLLIGLGGYLVGGNFLQVSGYETLFHHGSKYSIELVEVGIGVVVSGVITGLFFLLGTGVDVDDDAGSEGDR; this comes from the coding sequence ATGACGACCGTCCGGGTGATCGCCCCCTTCGTTCTCACCCTCGGCGTGTTCGTGATGTTCCACGGCGCGAGCTCCGCGGGCGGCGGGTTCCAGGGCGGCGTCATCGCCGCGACGACCGTCGTCATGCTCGGGTTCGCGTTCGGTATCGAACCCATCGCCGCGCACCTGCGGAACGAACAGCTCGCCCTCCTCGTCCTCTCCGGGGTCGGAACCTTCCTCCTCATCGGCCTGGGGGGCTATCTCGTCGGCGGCAACTTCCTCCAGGTCTCCGGATACGAGACGTTGTTCCACCATGGCAGCAAATACAGCATCGAACTCGTCGAAGTCGGCATCGGCGTCGTGGTGTCGGGCGTCATCACCGGCCTCTTCTTCCTGCTGGGGACCGGGGTCGACGTCGACGACGACGCCGGCTCGGAGGGGGATCGGTAG
- a CDS encoding cation:proton antiporter subunit C — translation MIELLTTKYTYLVVVALLGIGAYVMIESDNFVKKIIGMNVFQTGIFVFFISAGFHTEGRSPVVQSGGGGGPFVSPLPHVLILTAIVVGVSLTAVALGLVVRIYESYGTINERTLEEVRTDE, via the coding sequence ATGATCGAACTCCTCACGACGAAGTACACCTACCTCGTCGTGGTGGCGCTGCTCGGCATCGGCGCGTACGTCATGATCGAGAGCGACAACTTCGTGAAGAAGATCATCGGGATGAACGTCTTCCAGACCGGCATCTTCGTCTTCTTCATCTCGGCGGGCTTCCACACCGAGGGCCGTTCCCCGGTGGTCCAGAGCGGCGGCGGTGGCGGCCCCTTCGTCTCGCCGCTGCCGCACGTGCTCATCCTGACCGCCATCGTCGTCGGGGTGAGCCTGACGGCCGTCGCGCTCGGCCTCGTCGTCCGCATCTACGAGAGCTACGGCACGATCAACGAGCGCACGCTGGAGGAGGTGCGCACGGATGAGTGA